A DNA window from Zingiber officinale cultivar Zhangliang chromosome 3A, Zo_v1.1, whole genome shotgun sequence contains the following coding sequences:
- the LOC122053454 gene encoding atherin-like, translated as MKGEILWKKAIAQEEARITRLTRRPSCQPRPRPPAHRPPPPTHPPAHRRAGSDRDRIPAAITSDSSQDQSRCQAAIVPASPLATRPSPTAAHPPTAGTVAFHRASSRARHTPYHRPSAHRRRPPAAWRHPYYRPEGEPVGDSVRNPTSIATYWTLATGRDRARFRRDRGRIPARSRTESGAITSSRDRVRNPATIALESGRDLVQSAASSRHDRIQSARSRPVGSVQSAVSSRERPVGSVQSEIRHDRVQSAR; from the coding sequence GCGGCCATCGTGCCAGCCTCGCCCCCGGCCACCCGCCCATCGCCCACCGCCGCCCACCCACCCACCCGCCCACCGCCGGGCGGGGTCTGACCGTGATCGGATTCCAGCCGCGATCACGTCGGATTCCAGCCAGGATCAATCCAGATGCCAGGCGGCCATCGTGCCAGCCTCGCCGCTGGCCACCCGCCCATCGCCCACCGCCGCCCACCCGCCCACCGCCGGCACGGTCGCGTTCCACCGCGCCTCCTCGCGCGCCCGCCACACGCCCTACCACCGGCCATCTGCCCACCgccggcggcctccggccgcctggAGACACCCATACTATAGACCAGAAGGTGAACCCGTCGGGGATAGCGTCCGGAATCCGACCTCTATCGCGACGTACTGGACTCTCGCGACTGGACGTGATCGCGCCAGATTCCGGCGTgatcgcggccggattccggcgCGATCGCGGACGGAATCTGGCGCGATCACGTCCAGTCGTGATCGCGTCCGGAATCCGGCCACGATCGCGCTGGAATCTGGCCGCGATCTCGTCCAGTCGGCAGCGTCCAGTCGGCACGATCGCATCCAGTCAGCACGATCGCGTCCAGTCGGCAGCGTCCAGTCGGCAGTGTCCAGTCGCGAGCGTCCAGTCGGCAGCGTCCAATCCGAAATCCGGCACGATCGTGTCCAGTCGGCGCGGTGA